A single genomic interval of Nitratidesulfovibrio sp. SRB-5 harbors:
- the cydB gene encoding cytochrome d ubiquinol oxidase subunit II, whose product MLETIWFVLWGLLWAVYFVLDGFDFGLGTLLPFAARNEAERRTIYNAAGPFWDGNEVWLITAGGVTFAAFPKAYAVMFSALYAPLLILLFALIFRAVSFEFRNKIDSPGWRKVWDVFQFLGNFVPALLFGVAFANLFMGIPVDGNGVYHGNLLKLLNLYGLLGGVFFVLMFALHGALWMAIKSTGDLHDRAVALARGIWPLLLCAALAFLTATAVYTSLYVNYMKFPPLLVFPILAVASLLTTRFFIASNSVGMAWVCNAVFIVCVTFFGVFGMYPALLPSSMDPAFSVTIANGASSPLTLKIMLTVVAIFVPIVLAYQAWVYSVFTHKITDEDLEDEHAY is encoded by the coding sequence ATGTTGGAGACAATCTGGTTCGTCCTGTGGGGCCTGTTGTGGGCCGTATACTTCGTCCTTGACGGCTTCGACTTCGGCTTGGGCACCCTGCTGCCCTTCGCCGCGCGCAACGAAGCCGAGCGCCGTACCATCTACAATGCCGCCGGTCCGTTCTGGGACGGCAACGAGGTGTGGCTGATCACCGCGGGCGGCGTCACCTTCGCCGCGTTCCCCAAGGCGTACGCGGTGATGTTCAGCGCGCTGTACGCGCCGCTGCTGATCCTGCTCTTCGCGCTGATCTTCCGCGCGGTGTCCTTCGAGTTCCGCAACAAGATCGACAGCCCCGGCTGGCGCAAGGTGTGGGACGTGTTCCAGTTCCTGGGCAACTTCGTGCCCGCGCTGCTGTTCGGCGTGGCCTTCGCCAACCTGTTCATGGGCATTCCCGTCGACGGCAACGGCGTGTACCACGGCAACCTGCTGAAGCTGCTGAACCTGTACGGCCTGCTGGGCGGCGTGTTCTTCGTGCTGATGTTCGCCCTGCACGGCGCGCTGTGGATGGCCATCAAGTCCACGGGCGACCTGCACGACAGGGCCGTGGCCCTGGCGCGCGGCATCTGGCCGCTGCTGCTGTGCGCCGCGCTGGCCTTCCTGACGGCCACCGCCGTGTACACCAGCCTGTACGTCAACTACATGAAGTTCCCGCCGCTGCTGGTGTTCCCCATCCTGGCCGTGGCCTCGCTGCTGACCACCCGGTTCTTCATCGCCTCCAACTCGGTGGGCATGGCCTGGGTGTGCAACGCGGTGTTCATCGTGTGCGTGACCTTCTTCGGGGTGTTCGGCATGTACCCGGCGCTGCTGCCGTCCAGCATGGACCCGGCCTTCAGCGTCACCATCGCCAACGGCGCGTCCAGCCCGCTGACGCTGAAGATCATGCTCACCGTGGTGGCGATCTTCGTGCCCATCGTGCTGGCGTATCAGGCGTGGGTGTATTCCGTGTTCACCCACAAGATCACCGACGAGGACCTGGAAGACGAGCACGCCTACTAG
- a CDS encoding cytochrome ubiquinol oxidase subunit I: MDVVMLSRLQFAVAVFFHFIFVPLTLGLSVLIAVMQTIYYRTGNETYKRMAKFWGKLFLINFTLGVVTGITLEFQFGTNWSRYSEYVGDIFGSLLAIEATLAFFLESTFLAVWVFGWERVSKKMHLFAIWAVAFASNMSGLWIILANGWMQNPVGYVIRNNRAELDNFFTVLSNPYAWGQFFHNMFASWMLAGFFVLGISAWHLLRRNEEDFFNRSFKLAAGFTLALALLVALQGHNHGNTVARLQPAKLAAMESHWETQKSAPMYLLAVPNESAEGNAIQAFGIPGVLSLLAFNDPSAEVKGLKDFPKEDRPPVLLTFLNFRVMVGLGTLFPLLAGAAFLFRNRLQDKPWLLKALPWAIPLPYLAIMAGWAVAEIGRQPWIVYGMMRTTDAVSPVPASSVAVSLLAFGAVYTLLGVLDIYLLRKYARKGPAA, from the coding sequence ATGGATGTCGTCATGCTGTCACGGCTGCAATTCGCGGTAGCCGTCTTTTTCCATTTCATCTTCGTGCCGCTGACACTGGGCCTTTCGGTGCTCATCGCGGTCATGCAGACCATCTACTACCGCACCGGCAACGAAACCTACAAACGCATGGCCAAGTTCTGGGGCAAGCTGTTCCTCATCAACTTCACCCTGGGCGTGGTTACCGGCATCACCCTGGAATTCCAGTTCGGCACCAACTGGTCGCGCTACTCGGAATACGTGGGCGACATCTTCGGTTCGCTGCTGGCCATTGAAGCCACCCTGGCCTTCTTTCTGGAATCCACCTTCCTGGCCGTGTGGGTGTTCGGATGGGAGCGCGTCTCGAAAAAGATGCACCTGTTCGCCATCTGGGCCGTGGCGTTTGCTTCCAACATGTCCGGCCTGTGGATCATCCTGGCCAACGGCTGGATGCAGAACCCCGTGGGCTACGTGATCCGCAACAACCGCGCGGAACTGGACAATTTCTTCACCGTGCTCAGCAACCCCTACGCATGGGGCCAGTTCTTCCACAACATGTTCGCCTCGTGGATGCTGGCGGGCTTCTTCGTGCTGGGCATTTCTGCCTGGCACCTGTTGCGTCGCAACGAGGAAGACTTCTTCAACCGCTCGTTCAAGCTGGCCGCCGGGTTCACCCTGGCGCTGGCCCTTCTGGTGGCGTTGCAGGGCCACAACCACGGCAACACCGTGGCCAGGCTGCAACCCGCCAAGCTGGCGGCCATGGAATCGCACTGGGAAACCCAGAAGTCCGCGCCCATGTACCTGCTGGCCGTGCCCAACGAAAGCGCGGAAGGCAACGCCATCCAGGCCTTCGGCATTCCCGGCGTGCTCAGCCTGCTGGCCTTCAACGATCCCTCCGCCGAAGTGAAGGGCCTGAAGGACTTCCCCAAGGAAGACCGCCCGCCCGTGCTGCTGACCTTCCTGAACTTCCGCGTGATGGTGGGCCTTGGCACGCTGTTCCCGCTGCTGGCCGGCGCCGCCTTCCTGTTCCGCAACCGCCTTCAGGACAAGCCGTGGCTGCTGAAGGCGCTGCCCTGGGCCATCCCGCTGCCGTACCTGGCCATCATGGCCGGGTGGGCCGTGGCCGAAATAGGCCGCCAGCCGTGGATCGTATACGGCATGATGCGCACCACCGACGCCGTGTCGCCGGTGCCCGCCTCGTCCGTGGCCGTATCGCTGCTGGCGTTCGGGGCGGTGTACACCCTGCTCGGCGTGCTCGACATCTACCTGCTTCGCAAGTACGCGCGCAAAGGCCCCGCAGCCTAG
- the modA gene encoding molybdate ABC transporter substrate-binding protein, producing the protein MISGFRPFRTGRRVLAALVLAALVCAPLAAQAGEITVSAAASLTNAFTDIKGMFEKANPGSKVQTNFAASGPLLKQMQEGAPVDVFASADQATMDKAVESKLIDVATRIDFVSNSLVLIVPADSKLAIASVDDLKKADVHRIAVGNPDSVPVGRYTKAALTAAGSWDALSGKSVLAESVRQALDYVARGEAEAGFVYMTDARIAGDKVKVVATVKGHAPITYPIAVLSGARDKATAAAFIKYVTGPEGMAVLDKYGFGKP; encoded by the coding sequence ATGATTTCCGGATTCCGTCCGTTTCGCACCGGCCGCCGCGTTCTTGCCGCACTGGTTCTGGCCGCGCTGGTCTGCGCTCCCCTTGCCGCCCAGGCGGGCGAGATCACCGTGTCCGCCGCCGCCAGCCTGACCAACGCCTTCACCGACATCAAGGGCATGTTCGAAAAGGCCAACCCCGGCAGCAAGGTGCAGACCAACTTCGCCGCGTCCGGCCCGCTGCTGAAGCAGATGCAGGAAGGCGCGCCGGTGGACGTGTTCGCCTCCGCCGACCAGGCCACCATGGACAAGGCCGTGGAAAGCAAGCTCATCGACGTGGCCACCCGCATCGACTTCGTGTCCAACAGCCTGGTGCTCATCGTGCCCGCCGATTCCAAGCTGGCCATCGCCTCCGTGGATGACCTGAAGAAGGCCGACGTGCACCGCATCGCCGTGGGCAACCCCGACTCCGTGCCCGTGGGCCGCTACACCAAGGCCGCCCTGACCGCCGCCGGTTCGTGGGATGCCCTTTCCGGCAAGTCCGTGCTGGCCGAAAGCGTGCGCCAGGCCCTGGACTACGTGGCGCGCGGCGAAGCCGAAGCGGGCTTCGTGTACATGACCGACGCCAGGATCGCGGGCGACAAGGTGAAGGTGGTGGCCACCGTCAAGGGGCACGCCCCCATCACCTACCCCATCGCCGTCCTGTCCGGGGCCAGGGACAAGGCCACCGCCGCCGCGTTCATCAAGTACGTCACCGGCCCCGAAGGCATGGCCGTGCTGGACAAGTACGGCTTCGGCAAGCCGTAG
- the tsaA gene encoding tRNA (N6-threonylcarbamoyladenosine(37)-N6)-methyltransferase TrmO: MPFASFLPAVLVPVLPVLLLALAALAVLLAFETGCAPRGNAHDGELGLTTGRDAAMRLRLRELCGGPLALMLAGLGVPLLWPEPEAGVALLATATALHLLRGPAAAHAAPHSPPQQAADPKTPHISYAPVAHMRTPFTNVRGMPIQPVGAQGVAGSIDVLPEFAEGLADIEGFSHLLVIYHLHECKGFTLRVKPFLDNDEHGVFATRSPRRPNPIGISVLRLTGVTGNRLHVENVDMLDGTPVLDIKPYVPTFDVWDADRTGWFATVADNAVQCRADDRFVPADTTQPQTGGAS; the protein is encoded by the coding sequence ATGCCCTTCGCCTCCTTCCTGCCCGCCGTGCTTGTTCCCGTGCTGCCCGTGCTGTTGCTCGCGCTGGCCGCCCTGGCCGTGCTGCTGGCCTTCGAGACCGGATGCGCGCCGCGCGGCAACGCCCATGACGGCGAACTGGGGCTGACGACGGGACGCGACGCGGCCATGCGCCTGCGCCTGCGTGAACTGTGCGGCGGTCCGCTGGCCCTGATGCTGGCCGGACTGGGCGTGCCCCTGCTGTGGCCGGAACCGGAAGCCGGGGTGGCCCTGCTGGCCACGGCCACGGCGCTGCACCTGCTGCGCGGCCCCGCCGCCGCCCATGCCGCGCCCCATTCGCCCCCGCAGCAGGCAGCCGATCCGAAAACCCCGCACATTTCCTACGCCCCGGTGGCCCACATGCGCACCCCGTTCACCAACGTGCGCGGCATGCCCATCCAGCCCGTGGGCGCGCAGGGGGTTGCGGGCAGCATCGACGTGCTGCCCGAATTCGCCGAAGGCCTCGCCGACATCGAGGGCTTCTCGCACCTCCTCGTCATCTACCACCTGCACGAATGCAAGGGCTTCACCCTGCGCGTGAAGCCCTTTCTGGACAACGACGAGCACGGCGTGTTCGCCACCCGCTCGCCGCGCAGGCCCAACCCCATCGGCATTTCCGTCCTGCGGCTTACCGGCGTGACCGGCAACAGGCTGCACGTGGAAAACGTGGACATGCTGGACGGCACCCCGGTGCTGGACATCAAGCCGTACGTCCCCACCTTCGACGTCTGGGACGCCGACAGGACGGGCTGGTTCGCCACCGTGGCGGACAACGCCGTGCAGTGCAGGGCCGACGACCGTTTCGTCCCCGCAGACACCACTCAACCTCAGACAGGAGGCGCCTCATGA
- a CDS encoding TOBE domain-containing protein — MHAPLAGIVGALDETQLELMRACIERELEARLGGGVSGLPVESGASPLDPAADHAGADGLGAATLHSIVTALSGVPGMGGGGACTRGALREGAGADGAGACPRPAPKAADVPCPAQSFEVPEGVKHLTSEQLDELTATFLAWFGAASTPVQRRSRGRLWVAFLMMRHGALRLGEVLALDDAADLDPVRQQVIVRGHGGREIQLPGPVMREVQRVLDDPMMFGLRGRVFRMDQGYVRRKFYERAAECSIPKEYLNPRVIRHSRAVELLRGGVPLKIVQGILGHQSMNQTASYLRFSDDDVRRIVHHYLNKETRMKTSARNAFTGRVTSVVRDGLLVEVELTTNSGLKVVSVITEESAQNLGVGTGRVMTATVKAPWVILAREENRLKTSARNRYAGKVARVNLSEIAAEVVVDLPEGTTVCALLTVESVKALDLAPGTDILVMFKAFSVILNVE; from the coding sequence ATGCATGCTCCTTTGGCCGGTATCGTCGGCGCACTGGACGAGACACAACTGGAACTGATGCGGGCCTGCATCGAACGGGAACTGGAGGCGCGGCTTGGCGGTGGCGTTTCCGGCTTGCCCGTGGAATCCGGCGCGTCCCCACTTGACCCCGCAGCCGATCACGCGGGCGCGGACGGCCTTGGCGCGGCAACCTTGCACTCCATCGTCACCGCGTTGTCCGGCGTGCCGGGCATGGGCGGCGGTGGTGCCTGCACGCGTGGCGCGCTCCGTGAAGGGGCTGGCGCAGATGGCGCGGGCGCATGCCCCCGCCCAGCACCCAAGGCAGCGGACGTGCCCTGTCCTGCCCAAAGCTTCGAGGTGCCGGAAGGGGTCAAGCACCTTACGTCGGAACAGCTCGACGAACTGACGGCCACCTTCCTTGCCTGGTTCGGCGCGGCGTCCACGCCGGTGCAGCGCCGTTCGCGCGGGCGGCTGTGGGTGGCCTTCCTGATGATGCGCCACGGCGCCCTGCGCCTTGGCGAGGTGCTGGCCCTGGACGATGCCGCCGACCTTGACCCGGTGCGCCAGCAGGTCATCGTGCGCGGGCACGGCGGGCGCGAAATCCAGCTGCCCGGCCCGGTCATGCGCGAGGTGCAGCGGGTGCTGGACGACCCCATGATGTTCGGCCTGCGCGGGCGCGTCTTTCGCATGGATCAGGGCTACGTGCGCCGCAAGTTCTACGAGCGCGCCGCGGAATGCTCCATCCCCAAGGAATACCTGAACCCGCGCGTCATCCGGCATTCGCGGGCCGTGGAACTCTTGCGCGGCGGCGTGCCGCTGAAGATCGTGCAGGGTATCCTGGGCCACCAGAGCATGAACCAGACGGCCAGCTACCTGCGCTTTTCAGACGATGACGTGCGGCGTATCGTGCATCATTACCTGAACAAGGAGACCCGGATGAAGACCAGCGCACGCAACGCGTTCACCGGCAGGGTCACGTCCGTCGTCAGGGACGGGCTGCTGGTGGAGGTGGAACTGACCACCAACAGCGGGCTGAAGGTGGTTTCGGTGATTACCGAGGAAAGCGCCCAGAACCTGGGCGTGGGCACCGGCAGGGTGATGACCGCCACGGTGAAGGCGCCGTGGGTGATCCTGGCCCGCGAGGAAAACCGGCTGAAGACCAGCGCGCGCAACCGCTATGCGGGCAAGGTGGCGCGGGTGAACCTTTCCGAGATCGCCGCCGAGGTGGTGGTGGACCTGCCCGAAGGCACCACCGTGTGCGCCCTGCTGACCGTGGAAAGCGTGAAGGCGCTGGACCTGGCGCCGGGCACGGACATTCTGGTGATGTTCAAGGCGTTCTCGGTGATCCTGAACGTGGAATAG
- a CDS encoding ATP-binding cassette domain-containing protein, with translation MMIDVSITHRLPPARGAGGKGFKIDVSFATEDRTLVLFGHSGSGKTLTLQAIAGLMHPREGRIVINGTTLLDTAAGIDMPARDRGIGYVFQDYALFPHLSVRKNVEFGLGAGRRASVAGQSGAGKGSGADGASGKQRVDELLELFEIDHVAHNLPGNISGGQRQRTALARALATNPRALLLDEPFSALDPLLRVRMRKEFTRLFAHFDIPAIIITHDPDDVDAFADTLVLYEDGRIRHRLNFRELRAEGRPALGLLMALMN, from the coding sequence ATGATGATAGACGTTTCCATCACCCACCGCCTGCCTCCGGCCCGGGGCGCGGGCGGCAAGGGCTTCAAGATAGACGTGTCCTTCGCCACAGAAGACCGCACCCTGGTGCTGTTCGGCCATTCCGGCTCGGGCAAGACCCTGACCCTGCAAGCCATCGCCGGGCTGATGCACCCGCGCGAGGGGCGCATCGTCATCAACGGCACCACCCTGCTGGACACGGCGGCGGGCATCGACATGCCCGCGCGCGACCGGGGCATCGGCTACGTGTTTCAGGACTATGCCCTGTTCCCGCACCTGTCGGTGCGCAAGAACGTGGAGTTCGGCCTGGGGGCCGGGCGGCGCGCGTCCGTTGCCGGGCAGTCAGGAGCCGGGAAGGGAAGCGGGGCCGACGGCGCAAGCGGCAAGCAACGCGTGGACGAACTGCTGGAACTGTTCGAGATAGACCACGTGGCCCACAACCTGCCGGGCAACATTTCCGGCGGGCAGCGCCAGCGCACCGCGCTGGCCCGCGCCCTGGCCACCAACCCGCGCGCGCTGTTGCTGGACGAGCCGTTCTCTGCCCTGGACCCGCTGCTGCGGGTGCGCATGCGCAAGGAGTTCACCCGGCTGTTCGCCCACTTCGACATTCCGGCCATCATCATCACCCACGACCCGGACGACGTGGACGCATTTGCCGACACCCTGGTGCTGTACGAGGACGGACGCATCCGCCACCGCCTGAACTTCCGCGAACTGCGGGCGGAAGGAAGGCCTGCGCTGGGGCTGCTCATGGCCCTGATGAACTAG
- the modB gene encoding molybdate ABC transporter permease subunit: protein MDFLSPLLTADTLKISVILLTLKVAGIATVVSSVLGILTAWCIARRPFPGRTWVDALCALPLVLPPTVIGYYLILLVGRRGLLGPWLAEFGINLMFSWEGAVVAATVVVFPLIYKSARAALEAVDHNLENAARTLGASEWKVFLRVSLPLAWRGILAGIMLAFARGMGEFGATLMIAGNLPGRTQTLSLAIYSAFQAGDDAQALALVIATSLLCMGVLILADKLATGGLSFGRGA from the coding sequence ATGGATTTCCTTTCCCCCCTGCTGACGGCGGACACGCTGAAAATCTCCGTCATCCTGCTCACGCTGAAGGTGGCGGGCATTGCCACGGTGGTGTCCTCCGTGCTCGGCATCCTGACGGCGTGGTGCATCGCCCGCCGCCCCTTTCCGGGCCGCACCTGGGTGGATGCCCTGTGCGCACTGCCGCTGGTGCTGCCGCCCACGGTCATCGGCTACTACCTCATCCTGCTGGTGGGGCGGCGCGGCCTGCTGGGGCCGTGGCTGGCCGAATTCGGCATCAACCTGATGTTCTCGTGGGAAGGCGCCGTGGTGGCGGCCACGGTGGTGGTCTTTCCGCTCATCTACAAATCGGCCCGCGCCGCGCTGGAAGCCGTGGACCACAACCTGGAAAACGCGGCCCGCACCCTGGGCGCATCGGAATGGAAGGTGTTCCTGCGGGTGTCGCTGCCCCTTGCGTGGCGCGGCATACTGGCCGGGATCATGCTGGCCTTTGCGCGGGGCATGGGCGAATTCGGCGCCACGCTGATGATCGCGGGCAACCTGCCGGGCCGCACCCAAACCCTGTCGCTGGCCATCTATTCCGCCTTTCAGGCCGGGGACGACGCACAGGCGCTGGCGCTGGTCATCGCCACCTCGCTGTTGTGCATGGGCGTGCTGATCCTTGCGGACAAGCTGGCCACCGGCGGGCTTTCCTTCGGCAGGGGGGCATGA
- a CDS encoding FprA family A-type flavoprotein, which yields MHALEIKKDIHWVGVVDHNSRDFHGYSLSPQGTTYNAYVVMDEKVTLFDTVKHEFLPTLLCRLSQVVEPEKIDYIVCNHLEPDHAGALAEMVARCKPEKIFCSPMGLKAMEAHFDITGWPVQVVKTGDSISLGKRTVTFVETRMLHWPDSMVSYIPEDKLLICNDAFGQNIASTERYADEIDRSALLHAMKEYYHNIVLPFSPIVLKTLDAIAELKLDIDMLAPDHGLIFRGHDEVQFAFDTYRRYAEQKPQKRAVIVFDTMWHSTEKMARAIADGLEAGGVPTRIMWLKANHHSAVMTELADCGAVIVGSPTHNNGILPEVAKMLTYMKGLRPQNRIGAAFGSFGWSGESVKAITEWLESMGMELPAEPVKVKHVPTHDTYGKCFELGKTVAAALTAKCEG from the coding sequence ATGCACGCCCTTGAAATAAAGAAGGACATCCACTGGGTCGGCGTCGTCGACCACAACAGCCGCGACTTCCACGGCTATTCCCTGTCGCCGCAGGGCACCACGTACAACGCCTACGTGGTCATGGACGAAAAGGTCACCCTGTTCGACACGGTGAAGCACGAATTCCTGCCCACCCTGCTCTGCCGCCTGTCCCAGGTGGTGGAGCCCGAGAAGATCGACTACATCGTCTGCAACCACCTGGAGCCCGACCACGCCGGTGCCCTGGCCGAAATGGTGGCCCGTTGCAAGCCCGAAAAGATATTCTGCTCGCCCATGGGCCTGAAGGCCATGGAAGCCCACTTCGACATCACCGGCTGGCCCGTGCAGGTGGTCAAGACCGGCGACTCCATCAGCCTCGGCAAGCGCACCGTGACCTTCGTGGAAACGCGCATGCTGCACTGGCCCGACAGCATGGTGTCGTACATTCCCGAAGACAAGCTGCTGATCTGCAACGACGCCTTCGGCCAGAACATCGCCAGCACAGAACGCTACGCCGACGAGATAGACCGCTCCGCGCTGCTGCACGCCATGAAGGAGTACTATCACAACATCGTGCTGCCCTTCTCGCCCATCGTGCTGAAGACGCTGGACGCCATCGCCGAGCTGAAGCTGGACATCGACATGCTGGCCCCCGACCACGGGCTGATCTTTCGCGGCCATGACGAAGTGCAGTTCGCCTTCGACACCTACCGCCGCTATGCCGAGCAGAAGCCGCAGAAGCGCGCCGTCATCGTGTTCGACACCATGTGGCACTCCACCGAAAAGATGGCCCGCGCCATTGCCGACGGGCTGGAGGCGGGCGGCGTGCCCACCCGCATCATGTGGCTGAAGGCCAACCACCACAGCGCGGTGATGACCGAACTGGCCGACTGCGGCGCGGTGATCGTGGGTTCGCCCACCCACAACAACGGCATCCTGCCCGAAGTGGCCAAGATGCTCACCTACATGAAGGGCCTGCGTCCGCAAAACCGCATCGGCGCGGCGTTCGGTTCGTTCGGCTGGTCCGGCGAATCGGTGAAGGCCATCACCGAATGGCTGGAATCCATGGGCATGGAACTGCCCGCCGAACCGGTAAAGGTGAAGCACGTGCCCACCCACGACACCTACGGAAAGTGCTTCGAACTGGGCAAGACCGTGGCCGCCGCGCTGACCGCCAAGTGCGAAGGGTAG
- the rd gene encoding rubredoxin, whose amino-acid sequence MKKYVCTVCGYEYDPAEGDPDNGVKPGTAFEDVPADWVCPICGAPKSEFEPA is encoded by the coding sequence ATGAAAAAGTACGTCTGCACCGTTTGCGGCTACGAGTACGATCCCGCCGAAGGCGACCCCGACAACGGCGTGAAGCCCGGCACCGCCTTCGAAGACGTGCCCGCCGACTGGGTGTGCCCCATCTGCGGCGCGCCCAAGTCCGAATTCGAACCCGCCTAG
- a CDS encoding desulfoferrodoxin, which yields MPNMLEVYKCVHCGNIVEVMHAGGGDLVCCGEPMKFMKEGTSDGAKEKHVPVIEKTATGYKVKVGSVAHPMEETHWIEWIELIADGRSYTRFLKPGDAPEAEFCIQATEVSAREYCNLHGHWKA from the coding sequence GTGCCGAACATGCTCGAAGTCTACAAGTGCGTTCACTGTGGCAACATCGTCGAAGTCATGCACGCCGGCGGCGGCGACCTGGTCTGCTGCGGCGAACCCATGAAGTTCATGAAGGAAGGCACCAGCGACGGCGCCAAGGAAAAGCACGTGCCGGTCATCGAAAAGACCGCCACCGGCTACAAGGTGAAGGTCGGCTCCGTGGCCCATCCCATGGAGGAAACCCACTGGATCGAGTGGATCGAACTCATTGCCGACGGTCGCAGCTACACCAGGTTCCTGAAGCCCGGCGACGCCCCCGAGGCCGAATTCTGCATCCAGGCCACCGAAGTTTCCGCCCGCGAATACTGCAACCTGCACGGGCACTGGAAGGCGTAG
- a CDS encoding methyl-accepting chemotaxis protein produces MLFTRSLGAKVQMLVVGTAVIVFAALFLANSYWQRETTLHLIHDSSARTAQILLEAINDPMSKGNDEGTEEKFSAIAARYPTISVHLTDFRGSITYSTRHEATRKPMQDVVRDPRFAALFTTALQKPVDEGQLLELGGVPYYTELKTIPNAPECHHCHGASQPILGAMVMLQDISADAALLRTRQWQGGALSLAGMLALTAVLSLFMRRAVVGRVRTIARVSSEIERGNYAVSFTDESRDELGVLSANLASMVSTIRNQLEYNKSVLGGIIVPLAVMDKAGRIEFANQPMCAILGSACKDLMGLSLREVLEKGGQDCTLQCDPVTQVLSTGTSTSGMLRFVRRDGVGFPLHYEASPLRDTAGQAVGAITVMIDLTQEEEDKVRIETQRRNLLEVAEEVTGVARALSDAAGELSVRMGELARNVVESTDETAQVATAMDEMNATVVEVTRNASATAEAADLANNEAQQGGNEMQATVAETRQVAERAAGLAASLNDLAARADNIGRVIDVINEIADQTNLLALNAAIEAARAGDAGRGFAVVADEVRKLAEKTMTATKEVEHAIKDIQTGTAQAVDEMTRTRGQVEATADKAEGTGEALGRIVRRAVNIADMVRNIATASEQQSATSDEINRNVTRINDLSRDIAERIHTAEASINEVSGMARRLGELVERFRQ; encoded by the coding sequence ATGCTGTTCACCCGTTCGCTGGGCGCCAAGGTGCAAATGCTCGTCGTGGGCACCGCGGTCATCGTCTTTGCGGCATTGTTCCTCGCCAACTCCTACTGGCAACGCGAAACCACCCTCCACCTCATCCACGATTCCTCCGCCCGTACCGCCCAGATATTGCTTGAGGCCATCAACGACCCCATGTCCAAGGGCAACGACGAAGGCACCGAGGAAAAGTTCAGCGCCATCGCCGCGCGCTATCCCACCATCAGCGTGCACCTGACCGATTTTCGGGGCTCCATCACCTATTCCACCCGGCACGAGGCCACCCGCAAACCCATGCAGGACGTGGTCCGCGATCCGCGCTTTGCCGCGCTGTTCACTACCGCGCTGCAAAAGCCGGTGGACGAGGGGCAACTGCTGGAACTGGGCGGCGTGCCGTACTACACCGAACTCAAGACCATCCCCAATGCGCCGGAATGCCATCACTGCCACGGCGCCAGCCAGCCCATCCTGGGGGCCATGGTCATGTTGCAGGACATCTCCGCCGACGCGGCCCTGCTGCGCACCCGGCAGTGGCAGGGCGGGGCCCTTTCGCTGGCGGGCATGCTGGCCCTTACCGCCGTGCTCTCGCTGTTCATGCGCCGCGCCGTGGTGGGCCGGGTGCGCACCATCGCCCGGGTAAGCAGCGAGATCGAACGCGGCAACTACGCCGTGTCCTTCACCGACGAGTCCCGCGACGAGTTGGGCGTGCTGTCCGCCAACCTGGCGTCCATGGTATCCACCATCCGCAACCAGCTGGAATACAACAAATCCGTACTTGGCGGCATCATCGTGCCGTTGGCGGTCATGGACAAGGCGGGGCGCATCGAGTTCGCCAACCAGCCCATGTGCGCCATCCTGGGGTCCGCCTGCAAGGACCTGATGGGGCTTTCACTGCGCGAGGTACTGGAAAAGGGTGGGCAGGACTGCACCCTGCAATGCGACCCGGTGACCCAGGTGCTGTCCACCGGCACCAGCACCAGCGGCATGCTGCGCTTCGTGCGGCGGGACGGGGTGGGCTTTCCGCTGCACTACGAGGCGTCGCCCCTGCGCGACACCGCCGGGCAGGCCGTGGGGGCCATCACCGTGATGATCGACCTGACCCAGGAGGAAGAGGACAAGGTCCGCATAGAGACCCAGCGCCGCAACCTGCTGGAGGTGGCCGAGGAAGTGACCGGGGTGGCACGCGCCCTGTCCGACGCCGCCGGTGAGCTTTCCGTGCGCATGGGCGAACTGGCCCGCAACGTCGTGGAATCCACCGACGAGACAGCCCAGGTGGCCACGGCCATGGACGAGATGAACGCCACGGTGGTGGAAGTCACCCGCAACGCCTCGGCCACGGCAGAGGCCGCCGACCTTGCCAACAACGAGGCTCAACAGGGCGGCAACGAAATGCAGGCCACCGTGGCCGAAACCCGCCAGGTGGCCGAACGGGCCGCCGGGCTTGCCGCATCGCTCAACGACCTGGCGGCGCGGGCCGACAACATTGGCCGGGTCATCGACGTGATCAACGAAATCGCTGACCAGACCAACCTGCTGGCGCTGAACGCCGCCATCGAGGCGGCACGCGCCGGGGATGCCGGGCGCGGCTTTGCCGTGGTGGCCGACGAGGTGCGCAAACTGGCCGAAAAGACCATGACCGCCACCAAGGAAGTGGAGCACGCCATCAAGGACATCCAGACCGGCACGGCCCAGGCCGTGGACGAGATGACCCGCACGCGCGGCCAGGTGGAAGCCACGGCGGACAAGGCCGAAGGCACAGGCGAGGCGTTGGGGCGCATCGTGCGGCGGGCCGTGAACATTGCCGACATGGTGCGCAACATCGCCACCGCGTCGGAACAGCAATCGGCCACCAGCGACGAGATCAACCGCAACGTCACCCGCATCAACGACCTGTCGCGCGACATCGCCGAGCGCATCCACACGGCGGAAGCCTCCATCAACGAGGTGTCCGGCATGGCCCGGCGGCTGGGCGAACTGGTGGAACGGTTCCGCCAGTAG